One Mya arenaria isolate MELC-2E11 chromosome 5, ASM2691426v1 genomic window carries:
- the LOC128235035 gene encoding uncharacterized protein LOC128235035 has translation MDVPDRRRRSHVMTSTAAEDGDFVQLRILREQKRKTLEVVNLMKPPLLKRKTESTIDQVEKRKLNLKLFDAINAGDIAEVEDVLEKLKKLVPIQDIRHPDTNENVLHAALAKDMTEFVKKTINSEHETIVTSFYVVRTSKIEGKRNLLHIATEKGDIEMVKYLLSKVRRREEKLQFIKQETVIDIQGQRPRLFSCLHLAAFYGFSDLIRLYLDEKIDVNHVNSKKDTALLWASRWGHIDTVRLLLEKRADPDVKNDKGSTALYWAIRYQFPKVVDILLKKGKADPCTTRKVGLVAPIIIASAYGNEEIVKMLLDHPAVDVNLKIRGGDTAIHNAAREGHSDVLKVLISKGANFDDQDEVGDTPLLLAAKHDFVHVVNELLLQGADIKARNHDGCDVWYYAIENDSTTLIQSLMEENSLNGMADRNPLCIAGSAGRCDKIQFILDMNVDPGTTDIDDNTFLHHAAMNNKYEVIEKFNSKLSLNIKNKNGDTPLHIACKSGNVQTIDALIDAKAKADIQNRNGEIPLHLVAQSERITPETASHLIDYTIKTHDWNSLNARDYAGNNALHVACKHATAGVLWEFRQIKISERDTNGFTPLHVAVRPGQPEILHMALDIFEKSKRDVSINEQSFGDGETVLHLAADQGHSDCVERLIKLGADIACADCNGDTVLHRLIKLCVDDEQNTHRHLKVLDVIMKGLVRWWCIRSMQPYPDNKDDEMYNEFKREAFHFAVYHLYNNDGLSVLDQGFKSAIPAIIQQILLMEDVTMFEHDGCSSLKITFDVTGLTPRTNEADVDETRRDSSKLPGALGKISPLISSKDGDIFEKNNTKTISSDNEHINISALEILVKNKSNNVTADILDLPPIKAIEEYYKSLVSLTFTFLMVLHIIYMSLFTYVGVDLCKQLRVEESKLGASDPETLLMYIVVPLEPVFIILYTFYTLGKKMVLKEYAREWKIEQTQGIHKVRKIVSYLVFPAVCVSYSALIFAWIGTFTTRYARQDYILSISLCVGWLLTISFTRGIRPIHYFYKLLLKMVLRDITRFMFVYLFVLMAFGFAFHASFQVSDSVSEMYASPAETLFVTFNMMIGMGDIFDEDFEIGMAEVGRSLTYTKIMYLFYIILSTIILLNLLIAMMSDSYSMILAENEVTWRIESINLGLDIETSMPFVRKLFRVKITKGHEALNKPCLDNRWTLTVDERDYINCMRTLHSRQIANTDYMSNKLDEMNSAIKQANERIVALAAKFDDNDQTRGRRKSKKKHSFKEKLFEK, from the exons ATGGACGTGCCGGATAGAAGACGTCGGTCACACGTAATGACTTCAACGGCAGCTGAGGATGGTGACTTTGTTCAGTTACGCATTTTACGGGAACAG aAGCGTAAGACCCTCGAAGTGGTGAACCTTATGAAACCACCACTTTTGAAACGAAAGACCGAATCCACCATTGATCAAGTGGAAAAACGGAAACTTAACCTCAAGCTCTTCGACGCTATCAACGCAGGAGACATAGCTGAG gTCGAAGATGTATTGGAAAAACTGAAGAAACTCGTGCCGATTCAAGACATTCGCCATCCGGACACAAATGAAAATGTGCTGCACGCTGCTTTGGCAAAGGACATGACAGAGTTTGTCAAGAAAACCATCAATTCTGAACACGAGACTATCGTTACGTCATTTTATGTTGTGAGGACATCTAAAATAGAGGGGAAAAGAAACCTTTTGCATATAGCCACAGAAAAAGGTGACATTGAAATGGTAAAATACTTGCTCAGCAAAGTAAGACGACGGGAAGAGAAGTTGCAGTTTATCAAGCAAGAGACAGTCATTGATATACAAGGTCAGCGTCCACGACTGTTTTCATGCTTACATTTGGCAGCCTTTTATGGTTTTTCTGACTTAATTCGGTTATATCTGGATGAGAAAATAGACGTGAATCATGTAAATTCAAAGAAGGATACTGCTCTTCTTTGGGCCTCGAGGTGGGGACATATCGACACTGTCCGCCTTTTGCTAGAAAAACGAGCAGATCCTGATGTTAAGAATGACAAAGGTTCTACAGCCTTGTATTGGGCTATACGGTACCAGTTTCCGAAAGTCGTTGACATTCTACTGAAAAAGGGGAAAGCAGATCCTTGCACGACGCGAAAAGTGGGACTTGTTGCACCTATAATAATTGCGTCGGCCTATGGAaatgaagaaatagtgaaaatGCTGCTTGACCATCCAGCTGTTGATGTGAATTTGAAAATCCGTGGTGGCGATACAGCTATTCACAATGCGGCCAGGGAAGGTCATTCAGATGTGCTAAAAGTATTAATTTCCAAAGGAGCAAACTTCGACGATCAGGATGAAGTTGGGGATACTCCATTGCTTCTTGCAGCCAAACATGACTTCGTCCATGTAGTCAATGAGCTTTTATTACAAGGAGCTGATATCAAAGCTAGGAATCACGACGGATGTGATGTTTGGTACTACGCCATTGAAAACGACAGTACCACACTTATTCAGTCTCTGATGGAAGAAAACTCTTTGAATGGCATGGCCGACAGAAACCCCTTATGCATTGCGGGTAGCGCTGGGCGTTGCGATAAAATCCAGTTCATTCTTGACATGAATGTTGATCCGGGTACTACAGACATAGACGACAACACATTTTTGCACCACGCAGCCATGAACAACAAATACGAAGTCATTGAAAAGTTTAATTCCAAGTTGTCGCTaaatataaagaacaaaaacGGTGACACCCCATTGCATATTGCGTGCAAGAGTGGAAACGTTCAGACTATTGACGCTTTGATAGATGCCAAAGCTAAAGCTGATATACAAAATAGAAACGGCGAGATCCCGCTTCACCTCGTAGCACAATCAGAAAGAATTACTCCAGAGACAGCCAGTCATCTCATTGACTACACAATCAAGACACATGACTGGAACAGTCTCAACGCAAGAGATTACGCTGGAAATAACGCCCTACATGTCGCATGCAAGCATGCAACAGCTGGCGTTCTGTGGGAATTCAGACAAATCAAAATCAGTGAAAGAGATACTAACGGTTTTACCCCTTTACATGTGGCTGTAAGGCCGGGACAGCCGGAAATCTTACACATGGCGTTAGATATATTTGAAAAGTCAAAAAGAGATGTCAGCATCAACGAGCAGAGTTTTGGAGACGGGGAAACGGTTTTGCACCTTGCTGCGGACCAAGGTCATTCAGACTGTGTTGAAAGATTAATTAAGCTTGGCGCGGACATCGCATGCGCTGACTGCAATGGAGATACCGTTTTGCACCGACTAATTAAGCTTTGCGTCGACGATGAACAGAATACTCATAGGCATCTTAAAGTCCTTGATGTTATTATGAAAGGTCTTGTTAGATGGTGGTGTATACGAAGCATGCAACCCTATCCAGATAATAAAGATGATGAAATGTACAATGAATTCAAACGAGAGGCATTTCATTTTGCTGTGTACCATTTGTACAACAATGACGGGTTGTCAGTCCTTGATCAGGGTTTTAAATCGGCAATACCGgcaattattcaacaaatccTATTGATGGAGGATGTTACAATGTTTGAGCATGATGGCTGTTCGTCGCTCAAAATCACATTCGATGTTACAGGCTTAACTCCGAGGACTAACGAGGCAGATGTAGATGAAACTCGGAGAGATTCTTCCAAGCTTCCTGGAGCTCTAGGGAAAATTTCACCACTTATTTCCTCAAAAGACGGAgatatatttgagaaaaacaataccaaaacgATATCTTCAGATAACGAACACATCAATATCTCTGCATTGGAAATTCttgtgaaaaacaaatcaaacaatgtaacgGCCGACATTCTTGATCTTCCTCCAATAAAAGCAATTGAAGAGTATTACAAGTCCCTGGTTTCActaacatttacatttctcatggTTTTGCACATAATTTACATGAGCCTCTTTACATATGTTGGAGTGGATTTGTGTAAACAGTTAAGAGTAGAAGAAAGCAAGCTTGGTGCATCTGATCCGGAGACCCTCTTAATGTACATAGTTGTGCCACTGGAACCCGTTTTTATCATCCTATACACTTTCTACACGTTAGGGAAGAAAATGGTGCTCAAAGAGTATGCAAGGGAATGGAAAATAGAACAAACGCAGGGCATCCATAAAGTCAGAAAGATCGTATCATACCTCGTTTTCCCGGCAGTCTGTGTTTCGTATTCGGCACTGATATTTGCGTGGATTGGAACATTTACAACGAGATATGCAAGACAGGActacattttatcaatttccCTGTGTGTTGGTTGGCTTTTGACGATTTCATTTACACGAGGAATTCGTCCCATTCATTATTTCTACAAACTGTTGCTGAAAATGGTTCTCAGGGATATTACAcgatttatgtttgtttatttgtttgtactTATGGCATTTGGATTTGCGTTTCACGCTTCATTTCAAGTGTCGGACAGCGTATCAGAAATGTATGCTAGCCCAGCGGAGACGCTGTTTGTTACATTCAATATGATGATTGGGATGGGAGATATTTTTGACGAAGATTTTGAAATTGGAATGGCCGAAGTAGGACGATCGTTGACTTACACGAAGATTATGTATCTCTTCTACATAATCCTTTCAACGATCATCCTGTTGAATCTACTGATAGCCATGATGAGCGATTCGTATTCTATGATCCTTGCGGAGAATGAAGTAACGTGGAGAATCGAATCGATAAATCTCGGGTTGGACATTGAGACGAGTATGCCATTCGTTCGAAAACTATTCAgggttaaaataacaaaag GACACGAAGCTCTAAACAAACCGTGTTTGGATAACCGATGGACGCTTACAGTTGACGAGAGAGACTACATAAACTGTATGCGTACACTTCACAGTCGGCAGATTGCAAACACCGATTACATGTCTAACAAACTGGATGAAATGAATTCTGCAATCAAGCAAGCAAACGAAAGGATTGTAGCTCTTGCTGCTAAATTTGACGATAATGACCAAACAAGAGGCAGACGTAAATCGaagaaaaaacattcatttaaggaaaaatTGTTTGAGAAGTAG
- the LOC128233902 gene encoding L-sorbose 1-dehydrogenase-like → MSVKQALVFATVALVLYYFLTDTKTYESHRKILSETIQSEYDYIVIGGGSAGSVVAARLSEDKENTVLLLEAGGFYDEDPALHIPMQWSKLGHSKYDWEYYTEPQEGACWGLKENRSYWPRGRVLGGSSAINILQYTRGIPYDYDNWAANGCEGWSYEEVLPYFMKSEDIKIQDLKHSKFHHSGGPLSVSSVPDLPMTSHFLNALKELGYRYIDYNSDDIDGVSKVQLTVDRGVRSSTGLTFLGRSGKRDNLDIVVNTFVTKLDIKDKKARGVNFMRNGKKGYVQARKEIIVSAGAINSPQLLMLSGIGHKKHLEDLKIPVIADLPVGDNLQDHPAVYMYNDINQDYSTTQKVKDSLVTQLKWMVLGDGPLAFAGSEVHGYSAINDRSDGKAPPDIQFVLFSGILAQNDTYLNIKADVAKAYLPESANAQGMNFIILANHPKSRGTLRLRSKDPYDYPVIDPRYFSDKRDLEVMIGGIRLWEKYLNTPTMKSLGADIRRMKVSFCSQHEFNTDGYWECVVRHLTFTGYHPSCTCKMGAENDPTTVLDPQLKVKGIKGLRVVDASAFHTINAGNTNAPTIMIAEKAADLIRGKDTVKDIRQRIVGEK, encoded by the coding sequence ATGAGTGTCAAACAAGCACTTGTGTTTGCTACCGTTGCGTTAGTTCTGTATTATTTTCTAACGGACACGAAGACATACGAAAGTCATCGAAAGATTTTGTCTGAGACGATTCAAAGTGAATACGACTACATCGTAATTGGTGGGGGATCAGCAGGGTCAGTGGTTGCTGCACGTCTCTCGGAGGACAAGGAGAACACTGTTCTCCTGCTAGAAGCGGGCGGCTTTTACGATGAAGACCCGGCGTTGCATATTCCGATGCAATGGTCAAAGCTCGGTCACTCGAAATATGACTGGGAATACTATACAGAGCCACAAGAAGGTGCGTGCTGGGGCTTAAAAGAAAATCGGTCCTATTGGCCGCGAGGTCGTGTTCTAGGAGGTTCAAGCGccataaatattttgcaatacacTCGAGGAATTCCTTACGATTATGATAATTGGGCAGCAAATGGATGTGAGGGTTGGAGCTATGAAGAAGTGTTGCCGTACTTTATGAAGTCTGAAGATATTAAAATTCAAGATCTAAAACATTCTAAATTTCATCACTCTGGCGGTCCGTTGTCTGTATCTTCCGTCCCGGATCTTCCCATGACGTCACATTTTCTCAACGCATTGAAGGAATTAGGGTATCGTTATATCGACTATAATTCCGACGACATCGATGGTGTAAGCAAAGTCCAGCTAACCGTTGATCGAGGTGTTCGATCGAGTACAGGATTAACGTTTTTAGGAAGATCAGGCAAGAGAGATAACTTGGACATCGTTGTGAATACCTTTGTAACAAAACTTGACATTAAAGACAAAAAAGCCAGAGGAGTTAACTTCATGCGCAATGGCAAAAAAGGTTATGTTCAGGCAAGAAAGGAGATAATTGTTTCGGCAGGAGCTATTAACTCACCACAGTTGCTCATGCTGTCGGGTATAGGCCATAAAAAGCATTTGGAAGATTTGAAAATACCCGTCATAGCCGACTTACCCGTTGGTGACAATTTACAGGATCATCCTGCCGTATACATGTACAACGATATCAACCAAGATTATAGTACAACTCAAAAGGTTAAAGATAGCTTAGTCACACAGCTTAAATGGATGGTTCTTGGCGATGGACCGCTAGCTTTTGCAGGTAGTGAAGTGCATGGCTATTCTGCGATAAATGACAGGAGTGATGGTAAAGCGCCACCGGATAtacaatttgtattgttttccGGTATACTCGCCCAAAATGACACATACTTGAATATAAAGGCGGATGTTGCTAAGGCGTATTTACCTGAGTCTGCGAATGCACAAGGAATGAACTTTATCATTCTTGCAAATCACCCTAAAAGTAGGGGTACACTTAGATTGCGCAGTAAAGATCCATATGATTATCCAGTCATAGATCCGAGGTACTTTTCTGACAAACGTGATTTAGAAGTCATGATAGGGGGTATTCGTCTGTGGGAGAAATACTTAAATACACCGACAATGAAAAGCCTCGGGGCGGATATTAGGCGTATGAAGGTCTCATTTTGTTCCCAACATGAATTCAACACCGATGGATATTGGGAATGCGTAGTACGGCACTTAACTTTTACAGGGTACCATCCTTCATGTACGTGCAAAATGGGCGCAGAAAATGACCCTACAACTGTTCTGGACCCTCAATTAAAAGTTAAAGGTATCAAAGGTCTAAGGGTCGTCGATGCCTCTGCTTTTCACACCATTAACGCGGGAAATACGAACGCGCCTACTATTATGATAGCCGAAAAAGCAGCAGATTTGATTCGCGGAAAAGACACGGTGAAAGATATAAGGCAAAGAATAGTGGGTGAAAAATGA